A window of Clostridium novyi genomic DNA:
CATTTTTAATTTTATATCCACAACCAATTCCTACTACATTACTTTTATTTAAAAAATATTTATATTCACAATTACATATATAAGATATTGTTTTTTTCATTTTGTATTTTTCAGAAGAAATATTACTTAAGGACATTGTATAACCTCACTTCAATTTAATAGTTTATAATATATTATATTGATTATGTTATTTCTTGTTTATTTAATATTATTTTTTATAATTACAGATGAAAAATTAATTTAAATTGACAGATTCTTAATATATCACTAATTTATATTTTTGAAGTAACTAGATTTACATTTAATTCTTTTAAAACAGTATCTATTGGATTAAATGTAGAAACATTTTCAGAACCACTCATAAGAAGTCCTATAGCAGTATTGTTTGTATCTAATAAAATAGCTCCAGAGTCTCCAGGTTGAGCTAAAAGATTTGTAAATATTTGCTCTTTAAATATAGCTAACTTTTTTATATCATTATAGTTTACGGTAACAGTAGCGTGTATACTTGTTACTGTCCCAGTAGTTAATTCACTAATAGCTCCGACTTTTTTAACAGGCTGATTTAATTTTGGATTACTTAATCCTTTTGGTATACCAACTAAGGCAATTTTAGGGGACACTAATGATTTATCTATAATCTTAGCTATACCACAATCTGTATAATTAACAGGCATACTAGTGCCTTCTATAAATTTTAATTCAATATACTTTGAAAGAGTTGCTATTGTATCTGTTTTAGGATTTCCCCCAAATTCACTACTAGGCTCAATTATTTTAGTACCTAATGGAGCTTGATTAAATATAGCAAGAACATGACTATTACTTAATAAAAATAGATCCTTATTATCTGTAACTAAACATCCTAATGTACCTAAATATTCATCATTATATTCATTTGAAATACAATATCCTCCAGGAGTTGGACGAATTTTTTGTGTTAAAGAACATGCAGTGAAACCTCCTGTTTCTTTAATATCAGTGGGAATTCCTTTGTAAGTTGAGGGAATTAAATCATTAGTGTTTAGTTCATTTAAAGGAAGTTTTTTACGTACAAAGACTTGAATGCATAGTTGATTAGTATAAAATCCATTTTTAATTTTATATCCACAACCAATTCCTACTACATTACTTTTATTTAAAAAATATTTATATTCACAATTACATATATAAGATATTGTTTTTTCTATTTTGTATTTTTCAGGATAAATATTACTTAAGGACATTGTATAACCTCACTTTAATTTAATAGTTTATAGTATATTATATTGATTATATTATTTCTTGATGATTAAGTATTATTTAGTTAATTAAACTATAAAATAAATGATATTTTTATTTTATAAAATGAAAAATAAATTCATAAGGGAAATTAGAAAAACATAGAAAAAACTTTAGAAACTATAAGGATCAGCTGTATAGATATTATGATTAATAAATATAATTTTGATTTTAAAGAAATACTAGATTTTCTAAACAATTATGTAGGGCATGAATATAAAAATCCAGATAAAATATACACAGAATTTATAGAAAAAGTATAGCAAAGGTTTGCTATACTTTTTCTACACTTAATTGTTCCATGGCAGGAATATCTGCTGGAGCCCATTTTAGTGAAGATAAATTTTCTCTATTTAACCATATTAATTTAGAATGTTCATTAGCAGTAGGAGTCCCTTTTACTAAATTACATTTAACTGTAATCAAATTTACTATAAAATTATCATATTCATGAATATTATTATTAAATTCTTCTATAAATTCCACATAGCAATCTAATTCTTCTTTTATTTCTCTCTCAATGGCTTCTTTTAATGTTTCCCCTTGTTCTATTTTACCGCCAGGAAATTCCCAGATATTTGGAATACTCATTTTAGGTGAACGAAGAGCACATAAAATTTCATTATTATTATTTTCAATAATAGCACCAACAACTTTTATTAATTTTTTCATTATATCCTCCTAATGTATATACTTATGATGTTATTATAATTATATCATATTTTAGAAAATTTATATTAGATAACTTATAAATCTTGAGTAGAAAAAGAAATTAAAAACAAGAATATGTGAGTCAAATTTTTATATTGGAAAATAGTATATTAATAAGTAATAATATTTAAGTAATATTAATTGTAAAGGTGATACTTTGTATAATGAAAGTAAAATTATTCATAAGAAAATAGAATATATATGTGAAAATGATTATAAGTATTTTCTAAGTTTTAAAAATGTACAGGGAATAGCTTCAGGATACAAGGTTATTGGAGGTTTTTATACAGGCATAAGATGTATTACAATTTTTGTTTATAAAAAACAAAATTTAAATAGCTTATTATTTAAGGATACAATTCCTGAAATATATAAGGGAGTTAAGACAGATGTAGTACAAAGTGGTATTTTTGAGAGTCAGTCTTTAAAAGATAAAGTACGACCAGTTAAAGGTGGTTATAGTATTGGTATTTTACAATGTAATGATGCTGGTAGTTTAGGGTGTTTAGTAACGCATGAAGGAAAATATTATATATTAAGCAATAATCATGTTATAGCATTATATAATAATATACCTCTAGGAAGTGTTGTTTTACAGCCAGCTATAGTAGACGGAGGAAATGTACAGAAAGATGTAGTTGCTAAACTTTCTAAATTTATTCCATTGAAATTTAAAACTTCTACAGAGGAACCTGAAAATTATGTAGATTGTGCTATAGCTGAAATTTTAGATAAATCCTTATTTTCAACGGATATAGCTTTGATTGGAAAATTACAGGGTGTGGCTTTAGCTAAAGAAAAACAAAAAGTTAAAAAAGCAGGAAGAACTACAGGATTAACTATAGGGGAAATAAAGTATACTAATGCCACTATCAATTTTACTTACAGTCTTGCAGGAAAAAAAGCTTTATTAAAGAATCAAATAATTACAACTAGCATGTCACAAGGTGGAGATTCAGGAAGTTTATTAGTAGACGAATACAATAATGCTATAGGACTTATTATAGGAGGCGGAAATTTTGGTACAATAGTTAATCCAATACTTGAAGTTTTAAACAGTTTAAATGTTTCTCTTGTTATTCATTAGAAATAATAAATTACCATTAATATTTTTATTTTTTTATGTAAGTATGTTATAATACAAAAGAAATTTTACGAAAGTGGAGGAAGTAAACTTGGGAAATAATTTAAAGAATATAGATGAAAAACGTTTCTTTATTTCTACTTGGGGTTGCCAAATGAATGAAGAAGATTCAGAAAAAATATCTGGTTTATTAAAAGGTATTGGATATACAAGAACTGATATAAGAGATGATGCTGATGTTGTAATTTTTAATACTTGTTGCGTTAGAGAAAATGCAGAACAAAAAGTATATGGTCATCTTGGGGAATTAAAAGCACTAAAGAGAAAAAATCCTGATCTTATATTAATTGTTACTGGATGTATGATGCAACAAAAAGGGATGCCTGAAAAGGTAATGGAAAAGTTCCCTCATGTAGATGTTATTGCAGGAACATATAATTCATACAAATTACCTGAGTATATAGAAAGAGTAAAAACAGAAGGAAAGTCTATAATAGAAATATGGGATAAAGAAAAGGATATAGTTGAAGGGTTACCTGTAGATAGAAAAAGTGATATTAAAGCATTTGTTACTATTATGTATGGTTGTAATAATTTCTGCTCATATTGTATAGTTCCTTATGTAAGAGGAAGAGAAAGAAGCCGTGATCCACAAAATATAGTAGATGAAATAAAAGACTTAGTGTCTAAAGGATATAAAGAAATAACTTTACTTGGTCAAAATGTTAATTCATATGGTAAGGGACTTATTCCTGAAATTAATTTTGCAGATTTATTAAGAATGGTTAATAAAATAGAAGGACTTGAGAGAATAAGATTTATGACATCACATCCTAAAGATGTATCTGATGAATTAATAAAAGCAATGGCTGAATGTGAAAAAGTATGTGAACAAGGTCATTTTGCTCTTCAATCTGGTTCTACTAAGATTTTAGAAAAAATGAATAGAAAATATACTAGAGAAGATTATTTAAATCTAGTTAAAAAATTAAGAGTCGCTATGCCGAATATAGGAATTAGTACAGATATAATAGTTGGATATCCTGGTGAAACTGAAGAAGATTTCGAAGAAACTTTAAGTATTGTTAAAGAAATTGAATTTGATTCAGCATTCACATTTATATATTCAAAAAGAGAAGGAACACCAGCAGCTAAGCATGAAGATCAAGTTCCTGATGATGTAAAGCATGCTCGTTTTAATAGATTAGTTGAAGCTATTAATGAAATTATGGCAAGAAAGAATAAAAAATTTGATGGAGAAGTTGTAGAAGTTTTAGTAGAAGGTCCTAGTAAAAATGATGATACTAAGCTTATGGGGAGAACTAGAACTGGTAAACTTGTTAACTTTGACGGAGACATAAATAATGTGGGGAAATTAGTTAACATTAAAATAACTAAAGCAAACTCTTTCTCATTAACTGGTGAAATAATATAAAAGGCTCTTTTTAGAGCTTTTTATATTATCAAAAATAAGGAGGAATATTTAATGGCACTTACGCCAATGATGAAGCAATATCTTGAAGTAAAAGAAAAAAATAAGGATTGTATTTTGTTTTTTAGATTAGGCGATTTCTATGAAATGTTTTTTGAAGATGCAGAAACAGCTGCAAGAGAACTTGAGCTTGTATTAACAGGAAGAGATTGTGGTCTTGAAAAGAGAGCTCCTATGTGTGGGGTACCTTATCATGCTGCAAATACATATATAGGTAGATTAATAACAAAAGGATATAAAGTAGCTATATGTGAACAATTAGAAGATCCGTCACAAACTAAAGGAATAGTAAAAAGAGATGTTATTAAAATCTATACACCTGGTACATATTCCGATTCATCTTTCTTGGAAGAAACTAAAAATAACTACTTAATGAGTTTATATGTTGAAGATAATTTTGTAGCTATGTCCTTTGCAGATGTATCAACAGGAGATTTTCAATGTACTTATAGTAAGTATTCTATATCTGCTATATTAGATGAAATATCAAAATTCACACCAAAAGAAATAGTTATAATAGATACTATAGATGAAAAAATTATATCTTCAATAAAAGAACGATTTGATGTAGCTTTAACGGAAAAAAGTAAACCATTTTTTATAGAAAATGCTTGTTTAAATTTAAGCAAACAGTTTTCTGATTTTAGTGCTGAAGATTATGAAGATATAGTTATTAAAGGATGTAATGGACTTTTAAATTATATAATAGAAACTCAAAAAACTACACTAATTCATATAAATAAAATAGATTATTATCACACTATAGATTATTTAAGTATAGATATTAATTCAAGAAGAAATTTAGAGCTTACCGAAACATTAAGAGATAAAGCAAAAAAAGGATCACTTCTATGGGTACTTGATAAAACTACTACTGCAATGGGGGGAAGACTTCTAAGAAAGTGGGTAGAACAACCTCTAATTCAAAAAGATATAATCGAAATGAGACAAAATGCTGTAGAAGAAATAATTAATAATGTACCTCTTTGTGATGATATTAGAGAAAATTTAAGAGACGTTTACGATATAGAAAGACTTGCTGGAAAAATATCTTCTAAAAATGTTAATGCAAAAGAACTACTATCTCTTAAGAACTCAATAGGAAATTTACCTTCTATAAAAAGTCTATTAAAAAATTTCAATTCAAATCTTTTAAAGAATATTTATGATAATATTGATTGTTTAGATGATATATATTCTTTACTTGATGAGGCCATTTTAGCTTCTCCATCTCTTTCTATAAAAGAAGGTGGAATAATAAAAGATGGTTATAATAGTACAATAGATGAATTAAGAATGGCAAAGTCTCATGGTAAACAGTGGATAGCTTCCTTAGAGGAACAAGAAAGGACACTAACAGGAATAAAATCTTTAAAAGTTAAATATAATAAGGTTTTTGGATATTATATAGAAATTACAAAATCTAATTTAGATCAAGTTCCTGAAAATAGATATATAAGAAAGCAAACTCTTGCTAATTGTGAAAGATATATAACTCCAGAATTAAAAGAAGTAGAAGAGAAAATATTAGGTGCACAAGAAAAGCTTATGGAGCTTGAATATAACTTATTTATAGAAATAAGAAATCTTATAGAAAAAGAAATTTATAGAATAAAAGGTAGTGCTAAACTTATTTCTGAAATAGATGTATTAACTTCTCTTGCCATTGTTGCCCTTGAAAATAATTATTGCAAACCAGAGATTAAAACTACAGGTGAACTTTATATAAAAGAGGGTAGACATCCTGTAGTTGAAAAAATGATACCTAGAGATTCTTTTGTATCGAATGATACAGTTCTAGACAATAAAGATCATCAGCTTTTATTAATTACAGGACCTAATATGGCTGGTAAATCTACATATATGAGACAGGTAGCACTTATAAATGTGTTAGCTCAAATAGGTAGTTTTGTACCTGCAAAAAAAGCTTCGGTTGTTATATGTGATAAGATTTTTACAAGAATAGGAGCATCAGATGATTTAGCTAAAGGTAAAAGTACTTTCATGGTAGAAATGTGGGAAGTTGCAAATATACTTAATAATGCCACTAGTAAAAGCTTAATATTATTGGATGAAGTAGGACGTGGTACTAGTACCTATGATGGATTAAGTATTGCGTGGTCTGTAATAGAATATATATGTAAAAATAATAATCTTAAATCTAAGACTTTATTTGCAACACATTATCATGAACTTACTTCTCTTGAAGGAAAAATTCAAGGCGTTAAAAACTATTCAATAGCTGTTAAAAAAGTGGATGATGATATAATCTTTTTAAGAAAGATTATAGAAGGTGGTGCTGACGAATCTTATGGTATAGAGGTTGCTAAGCTTGCTGGTATACCAAAAGATGTTATAGATAGAGCTAAAGAAATTTTATTAACTCTTGAAAGTGGTTCTATATCAATAGAAGAAGCTTCTCCTAAAACAGTTTCTAATAAATTAGAAGAAGTTAATTTAAAAATATCACAAGATGAATGTGCAATTGAAAATAACATATTTTGTGAAACATCTGAAATTGCTATTGAAGATTCTAGCAATGACATTAAACAAATAGGATTTGTAGACATTGAAAAAGAAGCCTTATTAAAAGAAATATCATCTATAGATATATTAAATATGACGGCCATGGAAGGTTTTAATAAATTATATGATATAATAAAAAAAGCTAAATCATTGTAGTAATATAGAAGGTGATTATTTGAAAAGAATTAATTTATTAAGTGAAGAAACTTCTAATAAGATAGCGGCAGGAGAAGTTGTTGAAAGACCTGCCTCTGTTGTTAAAGAGTTAGTAGAAAATAGTATAGATGCAAACTCACAAAATATAACTATAGAAATTAAAGAAAGTGGAAAAGAAGAAATTAAGATAACAGATGATGGTATAGGAATACATCCAGAAGATGTTGAAAAAGCTTTTATGCCACATGGTACTAGCAAAATTTCATTTATAGAAGATTTATATTCTATAAATACTTTTGGCTTTAGAGGAGAAGCACTTCCAAGTATTGCAGCTGTTTCTAATGTATTATTAAAAACTAGAACAAAAGATTGTGATTTTGGAAAAGAAATTTCTGTGTCTGGTGGAAAAGTAAAGCATTTAAATGACACTGGATGTAATATAGGTACAGTTATTGAAGTGAAAGATCTATTTTTTAATGTACCAGCTAGAGAAAAATTCTTAAAATCAGATAAACGAGAAGCAGGTTTAATTTCGAATATCATAAATAGATTAGCACTTGCTAATCATAATATATCCTTTAAATATTACAATAATGATAAAAGATCTCTTATAACTTTTGCATCAGAGGATGTCAAAGATACTATACGAGCTATATATGGTAAAAATATATATGAAAATATAGTAGGTTTTGAAAAACATTCAGATATAGTATCTGTTTATGGATATATAGGGAATTCAGAAATAAGCAGAGGAAGTCGAAATAACCAAAGTATTTTTGTAAATAAAAGATATATAAAAAGTGGTATTATTACAGCTGCAGTAGAAAATGCTTTTAAATCATTCTCTACAGTAAATAAGTTTCCTTTCTTTGTTTTATTTCTAGATATATATCCTGAATTTTTAGATGTTAATGTTCATCCTACTAAATCAGAAGTGAAATTTCAGGATGAACGAATAATATATAAAGTTGTTTTTGATGCTGTTCATTCTGCTTTATCTGATAGCGTTAGAAAATCCTTTAGCATAGAATTTGAAGAAGAAGATCCTAATCCAATACCTGTACAGATTCCAATAGATTTAAAAAATAAGGAAATAAAACCGGTAATAAACGATTTAGAACATTCTAAAAGTAATCTTAATACTATTAAACTAAAAAACAGTCTAAATAACGATTCTAATAATATAGTCAATAAAGAGAATTATATAAATATTAATGAAAAAGAGTATAATAAATATCATAAAGAAGATAAAATTTTAAAGGAAATTAATAATAATATATCTATAGATAATACTTATAAAACTACTAATAATGAAAAAGGTAAAAAACAATTAGATACACTAGATAAAGTAGATAAATTTCCAGAGCTTAATATAATAGGTCAATTTAATAAAACATATATACTTGCCCAAACATTAGACATCTTCTATATGATTGACCAACATGCAGCTCATGAAAAAATACTTTTCGAGAAATTTAGAAATCAAATAAAAAATAGAGATGTTATATCTCAAATTTTATTGACTCCTGTAGTTATTGAAATGAGTGCAGAGGATTTTGCTTATTACTCAGAAAATAAAAATATTTTTGAAGAAAGTGGATTTTCTTTGGAGCTTTTTGGTGACAATACTATAAGTATAAGAGAAGCACCAATGCTTCTTGGAAAAGTAAGTACAAAGAATTTCTTTTTAGAAATTTTAGATAATATCAAGAATATGGGTAAGGGTAATATAGAAGAGGTAAAACATAACATGATAGCTTCATTAGCATGTAAAGCAGCTATTAAAGCTAATCATACATTAAGTTATGATGAAATGTGTTCTTTAGTAGAAGAATTACGTTATATAGAAGAACCTTTTAATTGTCCACATGGTAGACCTACTATTATAAGATTACCACTAAAGGAAATTGAGAAAAAATTTAAAAGGATTTAATAATATTTAGTAGAATTATTATACTTAAGAAACAATGAACTCAAAAGGAGAATTTGAATGAAACAAGATTTGTTTATTTTAGCAGGACCTACTGCTGTGGGAAAAACCGATATATCTATAAAACTTGCTGAAAAATTAAATGGAGAAATTATTTCGGCGGATTCTATGCAAATATATAAACACATGGATATAGGTTCAGCTAAAATTACAGAAGAAGAAAAGCATGGAATTAAACATTATATGATAGATTTTGTAGATCCTTTAGATGAGTTTAGTGTAGCAGAATTTAAAGAAAAATCTAAAAACACAATAGAATCTATAGCATCTAAAGGAAAACTTCCTATGATAGTTGGCGGAACAGGTTTTTATATTGATTCATTAATATTTAACTATGATTTTGCTAACACATATAAAGATGAAGAGTACAGAGAATATTTAAAAAACTTAGCAGATAAAAAAGGTAAGGAATATGTACATGAATTATTAAAGGATATAGACGAGGAATCTTATAAAAGATTATATCCAAACGATCTTAAAAGAGTAATTAGAGCACTTGAAGTATTTAAGCTTACAAATAAAACAATTTCGGAGTTTAATGAAGAACAAGATAAGTTTGATATCCCTTATAATGTGTATTATTTTGTTTTAAATATGGATCGTTCAAAATTATATGAGAGAATAAACAAAAGAGTAGATATAATGATTGAAAGAGGACTTGTAGAAGAAGTTAAAATGTTACGTTCTATGGGGTGCACAGCTGACATGCAGTCAATGAAGGGTATAGGATATAAGGAAATTCTATATTATCTTGATGGAAAAATGACTTTAGAAGATGCTATAGAGCTTATAAAAAAAGGCAGTAGAAATTATGCTAAACGTCAGCTAACATGGTTTAGAAAAGATAAAAGGGTCATATGGATAGATAAAGATCAGTATGAAAATGATAGTGAGATATGTAATGCAATAATAGAAAAATTTAATAATCTACTTGCAAAATAATATTTCATTATTATGATAATAAAAATAATAGCTTGGAGGGAATAAATGTGAATAAGTCAACTAGTAATTTACAAGATTTATTTTTAAACAGTTCCAGAAGAAATAAAATTCCTGTAACAATATATTTAACTAATGGGTTTCAACTTAATGGACTTGTGCAAGGATTTGATAATTTCACCATAATTCTTGATAATGACGGTAAACAAATGATGATCTATAAACATGCAGTTTCTACTATAATTCCCACAACACCAATATTATTTACACAAAAAGATAATAATTTAAAATAGGCATAAATTTGCCTATTTTTTTTATGTGTGCTAATATATTTAATAGCGTAAACTCAAGAAATAGCTATTAAAATAGCTAATGATAGAATTTGGGGGTTTAAACATGATAGAAAATACAAAAGAATTTTTAAAAAAATACAACATAAATGAGTCAGTTTTAAATTTATATGAAACTGCAATGAATGATATACAAGAACAATTTAAAAAACTAGATGATATTAGAGAATATAATCAGCTTAAAGTGCTGCATGCTTTTCAAGAAGAACATATAAGTGAATCACATTTTACTAATACTACTGGTTATGGATATGGTGATATAGGAAGAGATTCATTAGATAAGGTGTATGCTAGAATTTTTAACACTGAAAGTGCTCTTGTAAGACCTCATTTTGTAAATGGAACTCATGCTCTTGGTTCAGCTTTATTTGGAAATTTAAGACCTGGAGATACTATGTTATCTGTTTGTGGAGAACCTTATGATACATTGCATGATGTAATAGGAATTGAAAAAAATGAAAATATGGGTTCTTTAAAAGAGTTTGGAGTAAATTATAAGCAAATAGATTTAAAAGAGGATGGGAAACCGAACTTAGATGAAATAAAAAAAGTCTTATTAGAAGACGAAACCATAAAATTAGTACATATACAAAGATCTACAGGTTATGGCTGGAGAAGAGCTTTATTAATAGAAGATATAAAAAACATAGTAGACTGCGTAAAAGGAATTAGAAAATCAATAATTTGTTTTGTTGATAACTGTTATGGTGAATTTATAGATATAAAAGAACCTACAGATATAGGAGCTGATCTTGTAGCAGGATCATTAATTAAAAACATAGGTGGTGGAATTGCTCCAACTGGTGGATATATTGCTGGAACTAAAGAATGTGTAGAAAAAACATCTTATAGATTAACTGTACCTGGAATAGGTGGAGAATGTGGTTCTACTTTTGGTGTTATGAGATCAATGTATCAAGGATTATTCTTAGCACCACATATATCTATAGAAGCTTTAAAAGGAGCTATTCTTTGTGCTAGAATTATGGAACTTGCAGGTTTTGAAGTGTTACCAAAATATGATGAAAAAAGAAGTGATATAATTCAATCTATTAAATTTAATGATAAAGATAAACTTATTGAATTTTGTAAGGGAATTCAAACTGGTTCACCAATAGATTCCTTTGTATCTTGTGAACCTTGGGATATGCCAGGTTATACTGATCAAGTTATAATGGCAGCAGGTGCATTTATACAAGGTTCCTCAATAGAATTATCAGCAGATGCACCAATTAGGGAACCATACATTGCTTATTTACAAGGTGGTTTAACCTTTGATCATGCTAAAATAGGTATTCTTATGGCTCTAAGTAGAATAATAAAATAACCTTAAATTAATACCTAAGAGAATGTATAAATTATTATATTCTCTTAGGTAAAAAATGTAAATAAATTATTTGTTTATTGTTTTTGTTTTGATAGTTTACATAATAAAGTTTACGTATACTAATATGTGAATAAATTTTTAATAATCCCAAATTAAAAAATATTCTAAATATTTAATAAGATAATTTGTAACAAAAAAAATAATAAAATTTGTAAATGTTCTCATTATTATTATACCTAGTGTTTATCCATTACTATATAAATTTATACCTAAAAATCTTTTTAAAAGTGTATTGAAAAGTTTACAGTTTTAAATTATATTTATATAAATAGTTTTTTAACACTTTGTTAAAAAATAAAAAAATAGACTAATGGAGAAATGCTTATGAACAGATTTATAGGAATTTTAGGTTTAATTGTATTTTTAGGAATAGCTTACTTATTTTCAAACAATAAAAAAGCTATTAATTGGAAGTTGGTAGGGTTTGGACTTGCTCTTCAAGGAATTTTCGCAATGTTGGTTTTAAAAGTACCAATTGGACAGAAATTTTTTGCTCTATTAGGTAAAGTTATAGATAAACTTCTTAGCTTTACTATACAAGGTTCATCTTTGGTATTTGGAAAGTTGTTAGATACTAATTCTTCTATGGGATTTATATTTGCTTTTCAAGTATTACCAACAATAATATTCTTTTCAGCACTTATGGGAATTTTATATTATTTAGGAGTTATGCAATTCTTTATTTCTTTAATAGCTAAAGGACTTGCAAAATTATTAGGTACTAGTGGGGCTGAAACAACTTCTGCAGTATCAAATATTTTCTTAAGTCAAAATGAAGCTCCACTTATAATAAAGCCATATTTAAAGGAAATGACTTCATCTGAACTATTTTCAGTTATGGTTGGAGGAATGGCTACTGTTGCAGGAAGTGTTATGGCTGGATATGTTGCTATGGGAGTTAGTGCAACCCATTTACTTGCTGCAAGTGTTATGGCTGCACCAGCTGGTCTTGTTATTTCAAAAATAATAATTCCGGAGATGGGAACTCCAGTGACTAAAAATATGGTTAAATTAGAACATGAAAAAAATGCAAATAATATAATTGAAGCAACAGCCAATGCTGCAATTGAAGGAATTCAAATAGCAATAACTGTTGGGGGATTGTTAATTGCCTTTGTAGCGTTAATTGCATTTTTTAATTATACTTTATCATTTATTGGTGGATTTTTTGGAGCTGACTTTTTAAGTCTTAATTGGTTATTTGGTAAACTATTTTCACCAATAGCTTATTTAATGGGTATACCTCGTGGGGATATTTCTATTGCAGGAAATCTTTTAGGTCAAAAGATTGTATTAAATGAATTTGTTGCTTATGGAAATCTTGCTCCATTAATAGCTCAAAAATCATTAACTCCTAAAACTATTATGATTCTTACTTATGCACTTTGTGGATTTGCTAATTTTAGTTCTATAGCCATTCAAATAGGATCTATAGGTAGTTTAGCACCTGAAAAACGTGGAGATGTTGCTAAGTTAGGATTAAAGGCAGTTTTAGCAGGCTCATTATCTACATTTATGACTGCTACAATAGCAGGATTATTATTTTAATAAAAATACACCAAAGAATATTAAATTTCTTTGGTGTATTTCTTTATGTAATAATATTAT
This region includes:
- the miaA gene encoding tRNA (adenosine(37)-N6)-dimethylallyltransferase MiaA, which codes for MKQDLFILAGPTAVGKTDISIKLAEKLNGEIISADSMQIYKHMDIGSAKITEEEKHGIKHYMIDFVDPLDEFSVAEFKEKSKNTIESIASKGKLPMIVGGTGFYIDSLIFNYDFANTYKDEEYREYLKNLADKKGKEYVHELLKDIDEESYKRLYPNDLKRVIRALEVFKLTNKTISEFNEEQDKFDIPYNVYYFVLNMDRSKLYERINKRVDIMIERGLVEEVKMLRSMGCTADMQSMKGIGYKEILYYLDGKMTLEDAIELIKKGSRNYAKRQLTWFRKDKRVIWIDKDQYENDSEICNAIIEKFNNLLAK
- the hfq gene encoding RNA chaperone Hfq translates to MNKSTSNLQDLFLNSSRRNKIPVTIYLTNGFQLNGLVQGFDNFTIILDNDGKQMMIYKHAVSTIIPTTPILFTQKDNNLK
- a CDS encoding aminotransferase class I/II-fold pyridoxal phosphate-dependent enzyme; amino-acid sequence: MIENTKEFLKKYNINESVLNLYETAMNDIQEQFKKLDDIREYNQLKVLHAFQEEHISESHFTNTTGYGYGDIGRDSLDKVYARIFNTESALVRPHFVNGTHALGSALFGNLRPGDTMLSVCGEPYDTLHDVIGIEKNENMGSLKEFGVNYKQIDLKEDGKPNLDEIKKVLLEDETIKLVHIQRSTGYGWRRALLIEDIKNIVDCVKGIRKSIICFVDNCYGEFIDIKEPTDIGADLVAGSLIKNIGGGIAPTGGYIAGTKECVEKTSYRLTVPGIGGECGSTFGVMRSMYQGLFLAPHISIEALKGAILCARIMELAGFEVLPKYDEKRSDIIQSIKFNDKDKLIEFCKGIQTGSPIDSFVSCEPWDMPGYTDQVIMAAGAFIQGSSIELSADAPIREPYIAYLQGGLTFDHAKIGILMALSRIIK
- a CDS encoding NupC/NupG family nucleoside CNT transporter, with amino-acid sequence MNRFIGILGLIVFLGIAYLFSNNKKAINWKLVGFGLALQGIFAMLVLKVPIGQKFFALLGKVIDKLLSFTIQGSSLVFGKLLDTNSSMGFIFAFQVLPTIIFFSALMGILYYLGVMQFFISLIAKGLAKLLGTSGAETTSAVSNIFLSQNEAPLIIKPYLKEMTSSELFSVMVGGMATVAGSVMAGYVAMGVSATHLLAASVMAAPAGLVISKIIIPEMGTPVTKNMVKLEHEKNANNIIEATANAAIEGIQIAITVGGLLIAFVALIAFFNYTLSFIGGFFGADFLSLNWLFGKLFSPIAYLMGIPRGDISIAGNLLGQKIVLNEFVAYGNLAPLIAQKSLTPKTIMILTYALCGFANFSSIAIQIGSIGSLAPEKRGDVAKLGLKAVLAGSLSTFMTATIAGLLF